In Nitrosococcus oceani ATCC 19707, the following proteins share a genomic window:
- a CDS encoding glycosyltransferase family 2 protein, with amino-acid sequence MANLKLPTISIVTPSLNQGEYVEWTVRSVFEQRYPNLEYIFMDGGSTDQTLDRIASYRNRFLHFESGPDGGQSAAIAKGFSIATGEIMAYLNSDDVLLPGTLNFVADYFHRHPEVDFLYGHRCIVNEINQVIGHWILPRHSSFLMRRWDLIPQESCFWRRRLFEQKGNIDASFQFAMDYDLFVRYMDVGNFKRVNRFLSAFRVHKDAKTTTQLTTTGWAEIERVQRSNQMRFPPLLGKLFPLSVQLRSLLFIRRGECFPGLPPGSNFNLNILWGD; translated from the coding sequence GTGGCTAATTTGAAACTTCCAACTATTAGTATTGTAACGCCGTCCCTCAATCAGGGAGAGTATGTGGAGTGGACGGTGCGATCGGTGTTTGAGCAACGTTATCCAAACCTGGAGTATATCTTTATGGATGGTGGCTCTACTGATCAGACGCTAGATCGTATTGCCTCCTACCGTAATCGTTTTTTACATTTTGAGTCGGGGCCTGATGGAGGGCAGAGTGCAGCTATTGCTAAGGGATTTAGCATTGCCACTGGGGAGATTATGGCCTATTTAAATAGCGATGATGTGCTACTGCCCGGTACGCTTAATTTTGTGGCCGATTATTTCCATCGTCATCCTGAAGTAGATTTTCTTTATGGCCATCGTTGCATTGTTAACGAAATAAATCAAGTTATAGGACACTGGATTCTGCCTCGGCATAGCAGTTTTTTAATGCGGCGTTGGGATCTTATCCCGCAGGAATCTTGTTTCTGGCGTCGTCGCCTGTTTGAACAAAAAGGGAATATCGATGCCAGTTTCCAATTTGCTATGGATTATGATTTGTTCGTACGCTATATGGACGTTGGTAATTTCAAGCGGGTAAACCGATTTCTTTCGGCCTTTCGAGTGCATAAAGATGCTAAAACCACAACCCAGCTGACGACTACCGGTTGGGCGGAAATAGAACGTGTACAACGGTCCAATCAGATGCGGTTTCCACCTTTGCTAGGTAAGCTTTTCCCTCTTTCGGTACAATTACGTTCCCTCCTTTTTATTCGAAGAGGAGAGTGCTTTCCGGGGCTTCCTCCAGGGTCGAATTTTAACTTAAACATCCTATGGGGAGATTAA
- a CDS encoding GDP-L-fucose synthase family protein, producing MDKEKKIYVAGHRGMVGSAIVRNLEERGYINIITRTRQELDLRDQKKVFSFLEGARPDYLFIAAAKVGGIYANNTYRAQFIYENLVIQSNLIHGAYLAGVKRLCFLGSSCIYPKKCPQPIREDYLLTGPLEPTNEPYAIAKIAGVKMCESYNQQYGTRYISVMPTNLYGPHDNYDLNNSHVLPALIRKAHEANLRGDEKWVVWGTGTPRREFLYVDDMANACILLMEKDIPGGLFNVGTGVDVTIKELAEMIMGVVGFQGSIVFDSSKPDGTLRKLLDVSRIQELGWRPQIDLREGINKAYRDFLNRVAA from the coding sequence ATGGATAAGGAGAAAAAAATATACGTTGCTGGGCACCGGGGTATGGTAGGGTCCGCCATTGTTAGAAATCTTGAAGAAAGAGGATATATTAATATTATTACCCGCACCCGCCAGGAACTTGATTTGCGCGATCAAAAGAAGGTATTTTCCTTCCTTGAGGGAGCACGGCCTGATTACCTATTTATCGCTGCGGCAAAAGTGGGTGGAATTTATGCCAATAATACCTACCGTGCCCAATTTATCTATGAAAATCTTGTTATTCAGTCTAATCTTATCCATGGAGCCTATTTAGCCGGCGTTAAACGTCTGTGTTTTCTAGGATCAAGCTGCATTTATCCAAAAAAATGTCCTCAGCCAATACGAGAGGACTATCTCCTGACAGGACCGCTAGAACCTACCAATGAGCCTTATGCTATTGCCAAGATTGCGGGCGTTAAAATGTGTGAGAGCTATAATCAGCAATATGGAACCCGCTATATTTCGGTGATGCCCACTAATTTGTATGGACCCCATGACAACTATGACCTTAATAACAGCCATGTATTACCTGCTTTGATCCGCAAGGCCCATGAAGCTAACTTAAGAGGTGATGAAAAATGGGTTGTATGGGGAACGGGGACTCCAAGGCGGGAATTTCTTTATGTAGACGATATGGCGAATGCCTGTATTCTTTTAATGGAAAAAGATATTCCTGGCGGTTTATTTAATGTGGGCACAGGTGTTGATGTGACGATCAAAGAATTAGCTGAGATGATCATGGGTGTGGTGGGGTTTCAGGGAAGCATCGTTTTCGATTCGTCCAAGCCTGATGGTACCCTACGCAAATTATTGGATGTCAGCAGAATACAGGAATTAGGCTGGCGTCCACAGATAGACTTGCGTGAGGGAATAAACAAAGCTTACCGGGATTTTCTAAATCGTGTTGCTGCCTAA
- a CDS encoding glycosyltransferase family 2 protein, whose product MTTVKPLVTVVVPSYNQGCYLEQALASVFGQQLPVEVFVMDGGSKDSSLAIIHEWEHRLSGWRSHPDQGQAAAINEGIGWGEAPFVCWLNSDDWLLPAGLTYLYQALQQSLEAPAAYGRSWNFIEKTGNRRAVWVEPFNERRLALRCIISQPATLIRRSAWEVMGGLNENLHMAMDYDLWWRLFKRFGRLHFVDKFVAVNRDHMATKTKNQRRLHYQEAIRTVRQHYGRVPLKWWLAQPYAIWFKALHR is encoded by the coding sequence ATGACCACGGTAAAGCCGTTAGTTACGGTGGTGGTCCCTTCCTACAACCAAGGCTGTTATCTCGAGCAAGCATTGGCTTCCGTGTTTGGGCAGCAATTGCCTGTCGAAGTATTTGTGATGGATGGCGGCTCCAAGGACAGCTCGCTTGCGATTATCCACGAATGGGAGCATCGTTTATCTGGTTGGCGCAGTCATCCTGATCAAGGACAGGCCGCAGCTATCAATGAGGGAATCGGGTGGGGAGAGGCGCCTTTTGTGTGTTGGTTAAATAGCGATGATTGGCTACTGCCGGCAGGACTCACCTATTTATACCAAGCCTTGCAGCAATCTTTAGAAGCACCTGCAGCTTATGGGCGCTCATGGAATTTTATTGAGAAAACCGGGAATCGACGGGCCGTCTGGGTAGAACCTTTTAACGAACGCCGTCTGGCGTTACGTTGTATTATTTCGCAACCTGCAACGTTGATTAGGCGCTCTGCCTGGGAAGTCATGGGGGGGCTGAATGAAAATCTTCACATGGCCATGGACTATGATTTATGGTGGCGTCTATTTAAAAGATTCGGCCGGTTACATTTTGTAGACAAATTCGTTGCGGTGAATCGGGATCATATGGCTACCAAAACAAAAAACCAACGCCGTTTACACTACCAGGAAGCTATCAGGACTGTCCGCCAACATTATGGGCGCGTTCCTTTGAAATGGTGGCTCGCCCAACCCTATGCGATCTGGTTTAAAGCGTTACATAGATAG
- a CDS encoding glycosyltransferase family 4 protein yields the protein MRVLHFYRTYFPDTMGGVEQVIYQIARGTSAYGVETEILTLSKTKSEENLFIDNHLVHRARLDFQIASTGFSLSALLRFIQLAKQVDLIHYHFPWPFMDMVHFSSLVKKPSVVTYHSDIIRQKFLFNFYRPLMHCFLNHVDRIVATSPNYFATSQVLDQYRAKTEVIPIGLDKASYPKIRPELLQYWRTRVGNRFFLFVGMIRYYKGLHILLDAVKGTDFPLVILGSGPVEKELRRHAQRLDLKNIHFLGALSDEDKVALIDLSLAIVFPSHLRSEAFGISLLEGAMFGKPMISSEIGTGTSYVNIHNETGLVVPPSNPGSFREAMIFFWNHPKAAAEMGKNAEARYWRQFTSAHMAVRYVDLYQRLLEKSAGSFKVPQ from the coding sequence ATGCGGGTTTTACATTTTTATAGAACCTATTTCCCCGATACGATGGGGGGAGTTGAACAAGTAATTTACCAAATTGCTCGTGGTACTTCTGCTTATGGCGTTGAAACGGAAATTCTCACCCTAAGCAAAACCAAATCTGAGGAAAATTTATTTATTGATAATCATCTTGTTCATCGAGCACGGCTTGATTTTCAAATCGCATCAACGGGTTTTTCGTTATCGGCCCTACTGCGGTTTATTCAATTAGCCAAGCAAGTAGATCTGATTCATTATCATTTTCCGTGGCCATTTATGGATATGGTGCATTTCTCCTCGTTGGTTAAAAAACCATCTGTAGTAACTTATCATTCTGATATTATCCGGCAGAAATTTCTCTTCAATTTTTACCGGCCACTCATGCACTGTTTTTTGAATCATGTTGATCGCATTGTAGCGACCTCTCCCAATTATTTCGCCACTAGCCAGGTACTAGATCAGTATCGGGCTAAAACCGAGGTGATTCCCATCGGCCTGGATAAAGCTTCTTATCCTAAAATAAGACCGGAATTACTACAATACTGGCGAACTCGGGTGGGTAATCGTTTTTTCCTATTTGTTGGCATGATTCGTTATTATAAAGGTTTACATATTCTTCTGGATGCTGTTAAGGGTACTGATTTTCCTTTGGTTATTTTAGGTTCTGGGCCTGTTGAAAAAGAACTGAGAAGGCATGCGCAACGTCTAGATCTAAAAAATATTCATTTTTTGGGAGCGTTATCCGATGAGGACAAAGTAGCGCTGATCGATTTGAGTCTGGCCATTGTGTTTCCTTCCCATCTTCGTTCTGAGGCTTTCGGTATCTCTTTGCTGGAAGGCGCTATGTTTGGAAAACCGATGATATCCAGTGAGATTGGCACGGGCACCAGCTATGTCAATATTCACAATGAGACGGGTCTGGTCGTTCCTCCCAGCAATCCCGGCTCATTTAGAGAAGCCATGATTTTTTTTTGGAATCATCCCAAAGCTGCGGCAGAAATGGGTAAAAATGCCGAGGCTCGCTACTGGCGGCAGTTTACTTCGGCGCATATGGCCGTAAGGTATGTGGATCTCTATCAGCGCTTGCTTGAAAAATCCGCCGGTAGTTTTAAAGTACCTCAATAA
- a CDS encoding cytochrome c3 family protein has product MPQIFSSRFVLFLKLAIVGMVLFLLGAVVLWRIVTSPLASVGAAIEQPVPFSHKHHVSDDGIDCRYCHTSVEKSSFAGIPSTEICMTCHSQLFTDAEVLAPVRASFRAKKPLRWKRVNDLPDFVYFNHSIHIHKGIGCVSCHGPVDEMPLTWRAKPLTMQWCLNCHRAPERFVRPREYVFDMNWKPKEEQLVLGKRLVEKYNIQSKTDCSTCHR; this is encoded by the coding sequence ATGCCCCAAATTTTTTCTTCTCGTTTCGTCCTCTTTCTTAAGCTCGCTATTGTGGGTATGGTTTTGTTTCTTTTGGGGGCGGTAGTGCTTTGGCGCATTGTGACTAGTCCCCTGGCTTCCGTGGGTGCGGCCATCGAGCAGCCCGTTCCGTTCAGCCATAAGCACCATGTTAGCGATGATGGCATTGATTGCCGCTACTGCCATACCTCTGTGGAAAAATCTTCTTTTGCGGGAATCCCTTCAACAGAAATCTGTATGACCTGTCATTCGCAACTCTTTACGGATGCGGAAGTGCTGGCTCCGGTGAGAGCCAGTTTCCGGGCGAAAAAACCGTTGCGGTGGAAACGCGTCAATGATTTGCCTGATTTTGTTTATTTTAATCACAGCATTCATATTCATAAGGGGATTGGCTGTGTTTCCTGTCATGGGCCAGTGGATGAAATGCCACTTACCTGGCGGGCAAAGCCTTTAACCATGCAGTGGTGTTTAAATTGTCATCGGGCGCCAGAACGTTTTGTGCGGCCCCGCGAGTATGTCTTCGACATGAATTGGAAGCCGAAAGAAGAGCAATTGGTGCTAGGGAAGCGGTTAGTAGAAAAATATAATATTCAAAGCAAAACTGATTGTTCGACGTGTCACCGCTGA
- a CDS encoding TAT-variant-translocated molybdopterin oxidoreductase — translation MAGSSIKPLDLAPIRARLAEAQGRAFWKSLEELAGSEEFERFLYQEFPFFRELSQASLSRRDFMRLMGASLALAGLSACSTPPPEEILPYIRAPEGLVPGESLFFATAMPLDGFATGVLVESRMGRPTKVEGNPLHPASLGGTDIFAQASVLQLWDPDRAQVISHRGEISTWQTFLAAMGEKMRTFEGNQGKGLYLLTPTVSSPTLISQLRTLGKRFPHAHWHQYQPINQDNSYEGARLAFGESLETRYHLERAEVILSLDGDFLGSLPGHLRYARDFAKKRRVDSAQSTMNRLYVAESSPTITGTMADHGVSLRASQIEVLALQLARALGIGVPRREETASDLPEQWVRAVAEDLRQHRGTSLVITGEKQPPFVHGLVHAVNQALGNVGTTLTYSAPRAFNPRNQNESLNHLVAQMDAGKVDTLIMLGGNPAYNAPADLAFSKQLAKVKSSIYLGLYEDETAAHSHWHIPETHYLERWGDARAYEGTVSLLQPLIAPLYQGKSDYELLAVLLGQTDRSDYDWVRGYWQKQWPKSDFKSIWNQALQAGFIEGTALRSKSVKLRDDWVAHLSRGQSKSKETSGMEIIFMPDPTIWDGQFTNNGWLQELPKPLTKLTWDNAALISPRTAENLGLANEEVVALRYQERQVQAPIWIMPGHPEGAVTVTLGYGRAKTGQVGAGTGFNAYALRSSRAPWFGWGLEIVKTGKHHSLATTQHHHSMEGRDIVRTATLSEFRENPHFAQQELPSKSLYPQFNYSGYAWGMTINQSTCIGCSACVVACQAENNIPVVGKEQVSLGREMHWLRIDRYYSGGLDDPRTYFQPVLCMHCENAPCELVCPTAATVHDSEGLNLQVYNRCIGTRFCSNNCPYKVRRFNFLEYAKETPSLVAQKNPEVTVRMRGVMEKCSYCIQRISNARIQAELEERRIQDGEVLTACQAACPTEAIVFGDLNDPESQVGQVKASPLNYALLGELNTRPRTTYLAKLTNPNPKLKEE, via the coding sequence ATGGCAGGATCGAGTATAAAACCTTTGGATTTAGCGCCCATTCGGGCCCGCCTTGCCGAGGCGCAAGGGCGTGCTTTCTGGAAAAGCTTGGAGGAGCTGGCGGGCAGTGAAGAATTCGAACGTTTTCTATACCAGGAATTCCCCTTTTTTCGCGAGCTGAGTCAGGCTTCGCTCAGCCGGCGGGACTTTATGCGGCTAATGGGAGCTTCTTTAGCTCTCGCCGGCCTAAGTGCATGCAGCACCCCGCCACCGGAGGAAATCCTTCCTTACATACGGGCGCCGGAAGGTTTAGTGCCAGGTGAGTCGCTGTTTTTTGCCACGGCCATGCCTCTGGATGGCTTTGCAACCGGCGTGTTGGTGGAAAGCCGGATGGGTCGCCCCACCAAGGTGGAAGGTAATCCCCTGCATCCAGCGAGTTTGGGGGGGACGGATATTTTTGCCCAGGCTTCCGTGCTGCAATTATGGGATCCCGACCGAGCTCAGGTGATAAGTCACCGGGGAGAAATTAGCACTTGGCAGACTTTTTTAGCTGCAATGGGTGAGAAGATGAGGACCTTTGAGGGCAACCAAGGCAAGGGGCTCTACCTATTAACGCCAACCGTAAGCTCACCAACGTTAATTTCCCAGTTACGGACGTTAGGCAAACGCTTTCCCCATGCCCATTGGCATCAATATCAACCGATTAACCAAGATAATAGCTATGAAGGGGCTCGTTTGGCCTTTGGTGAGTCCCTTGAGACCCGTTATCACCTGGAGCGGGCTGAGGTAATTTTGTCTCTTGATGGGGACTTCCTTGGCTCGCTGCCAGGACATTTGCGCTATGCCCGCGATTTTGCCAAGAAGCGGCGGGTGGATTCGGCACAAAGCACCATGAACCGCTTGTATGTAGCTGAGAGTTCACCCACTATAACCGGGACGATGGCGGATCATGGGGTTTCCCTGCGCGCTAGCCAAATAGAAGTATTAGCCTTGCAGTTGGCCCGCGCACTAGGCATTGGCGTGCCCAGGAGGGAAGAGACGGCTTCCGATTTGCCTGAACAATGGGTGCGGGCCGTGGCCGAGGATTTACGCCAGCACCGCGGGACTTCCTTGGTGATAACGGGAGAAAAACAGCCTCCCTTTGTTCATGGGTTGGTCCATGCCGTGAATCAAGCCTTGGGGAATGTGGGAACGACGCTTACTTACAGTGCGCCAAGAGCCTTCAATCCACGAAACCAAAATGAATCCCTGAACCATCTGGTGGCTCAGATGGACGCAGGCAAAGTGGATACGCTCATCATGCTAGGAGGCAACCCCGCCTATAACGCGCCGGCCGATCTGGCCTTCTCCAAGCAGCTCGCTAAGGTGAAATCATCGATTTATCTCGGGCTATATGAGGATGAAACCGCCGCTCATAGTCACTGGCATATCCCCGAAACTCATTACCTGGAGAGGTGGGGGGATGCCCGTGCCTACGAGGGCACGGTAAGTTTATTGCAGCCCTTGATTGCACCCCTTTATCAGGGCAAATCAGATTATGAATTGTTGGCGGTGTTGCTTGGCCAAACCGACCGGAGCGATTATGACTGGGTGCGTGGATACTGGCAAAAGCAGTGGCCGAAGTCGGATTTCAAAAGCATCTGGAACCAGGCATTGCAGGCAGGTTTTATCGAAGGGACAGCATTAAGATCGAAATCCGTAAAACTGCGTGATGATTGGGTTGCCCATTTATCGAGGGGACAGTCTAAGAGCAAGGAAACTTCAGGCATGGAAATTATCTTCATGCCTGATCCAACGATTTGGGATGGGCAATTTACCAACAATGGTTGGCTGCAAGAATTGCCTAAGCCGCTCACCAAGCTTACTTGGGATAACGCCGCCTTAATTAGCCCCCGGACGGCTGAGAATTTGGGACTTGCCAATGAAGAAGTCGTGGCGCTTCGCTACCAGGAACGCCAGGTTCAAGCGCCTATCTGGATTATGCCCGGGCACCCAGAGGGTGCGGTTACGGTGACGTTAGGCTATGGCCGCGCTAAAACCGGACAGGTGGGAGCGGGAACAGGTTTTAATGCCTACGCGCTGCGCTCCTCCAGGGCGCCTTGGTTTGGGTGGGGATTGGAAATTGTCAAAACTGGCAAGCACCATTCTTTGGCCACGACCCAGCACCATCATAGCATGGAGGGGCGGGATATCGTCCGAACGGCGACCCTCTCTGAGTTTCGAGAGAACCCCCATTTCGCCCAGCAGGAATTACCTTCTAAAAGTCTTTATCCTCAGTTCAACTATTCAGGTTATGCCTGGGGCATGACGATTAATCAAAGTACCTGCATCGGCTGCAGCGCCTGTGTTGTGGCGTGCCAAGCAGAAAACAATATCCCCGTGGTGGGGAAGGAGCAGGTCAGTTTAGGGCGGGAGATGCATTGGCTGCGCATTGATCGCTACTACAGTGGAGGCTTGGATGATCCGCGGACTTATTTTCAGCCAGTGCTCTGTATGCATTGTGAAAACGCGCCTTGTGAGCTGGTTTGTCCCACGGCAGCGACGGTGCATGATTCAGAAGGACTTAATCTTCAGGTTTACAATCGTTGTATTGGTACCCGTTTTTGCTCTAACAATTGCCCTTATAAGGTTAGGCGATTTAATTTTTTGGAATATGCTAAGGAAACACCGTCTCTAGTAGCCCAAAAAAATCCTGAAGTCACCGTGCGAATGCGGGGAGTGATGGAAAAATGCAGCTATTGCATACAGCGCATTAGCAATGCTCGTATTCAAGCGGAGCTAGAAGAACGGCGTATTCAAGATGGGGAAGTATTAACTGCCTGCCAGGCAGCATGCCCCACCGAGGCCATTGTCTTTGGTGATTTAAACGATCCGGAAAGCCAGGTTGGCCAAGTAAAGGCATCACCGCTTAATTATGCGCTCCTGGGCGAACTTAACACCCGCCCCCGGACTACCTATCTTGCAAAATTAACTAATCCGAATCCTAAGCTCAAAGAAGAATAG
- the nrfD gene encoding NrfD/PsrC family molybdoenzyme membrane anchor subunit, with product MSSRYPSNVGSTLDKKPPPGAVVTDKVSGLVLAPHRRWWWLGAFGFSALLSLLFFSAIGYLLVTGVGIWGINIPVAWAFAITNYVWWIGIGMAGTFISAALLLTRQKWRASINRSAETMTVFAVSISGLFPILHLGRPWFFYWLAPYPDIMNVWPQWRSVLVWDFFAILAYLVVSLLFWYTGMVPDFAVIRDRARKRSQQIFYGLLALGWRGEARHWRRLETATLLLAGMAVPLVFSVHSMVGLDFAEGIVPGWHSTIFPPFFVAGALFSGFAMVLMLVVPLRSVFGLHAFITSQHLNNMAKLLLATSLIVTYSYIMEVFIAWYSADPYEIAMTQNRMSGAYAPVYWATIFCNVLVPQILWFKRIRLNPIALFVVGTVVFIGMWLERLMLIVTSLYRDFLPSAWGMFYPTVWDWIFLFAPIGFFAMLFLLFIRFAPVTSMFEIRKLRSEVKNHE from the coding sequence ATGTCATCCAGATATCCTAGTAATGTGGGCAGCACTCTTGACAAAAAGCCTCCTCCGGGCGCCGTTGTGACAGATAAGGTCAGTGGCCTGGTGTTGGCTCCTCATAGGCGTTGGTGGTGGCTGGGTGCTTTTGGATTTTCCGCGCTGCTGTCGTTGTTGTTTTTTTCTGCCATTGGTTACCTGTTAGTGACGGGCGTTGGTATTTGGGGGATTAATATTCCCGTGGCCTGGGCGTTTGCGATCACCAATTATGTATGGTGGATCGGAATTGGCATGGCCGGAACTTTTATTTCGGCTGCTCTGTTGCTAACACGCCAAAAGTGGCGGGCCTCGATTAATCGTTCCGCGGAGACAATGACCGTTTTCGCAGTCTCTATTTCTGGCTTATTTCCCATCCTTCACTTGGGGCGTCCATGGTTTTTTTATTGGTTAGCGCCTTATCCCGATATTATGAATGTATGGCCCCAGTGGCGCAGCGTCCTGGTGTGGGATTTCTTCGCTATCCTGGCGTATCTGGTTGTATCGCTGCTGTTCTGGTATACCGGGATGGTGCCCGATTTCGCTGTGATTCGCGATCGGGCGCGCAAGCGTTCCCAACAGATATTTTATGGCCTCTTGGCCCTTGGCTGGCGTGGCGAAGCGAGACATTGGCGGCGTCTCGAAACGGCCACCCTCCTGCTGGCCGGCATGGCGGTTCCCCTAGTATTTTCCGTTCACAGTATGGTGGGGCTTGATTTCGCGGAAGGAATAGTTCCTGGCTGGCATTCCACGATTTTCCCCCCCTTCTTTGTCGCCGGCGCCTTGTTTTCAGGTTTTGCCATGGTGTTGATGCTTGTCGTTCCGCTGCGATCCGTTTTTGGCCTGCACGCGTTTATTACCTCGCAGCATCTAAATAACATGGCCAAATTATTATTGGCTACCAGCCTTATTGTTACCTATAGTTACATTATGGAGGTTTTTATAGCTTGGTATAGTGCCGACCCTTATGAGATTGCCATGACCCAGAATCGAATGAGTGGAGCCTATGCCCCTGTTTATTGGGCAACGATATTTTGTAACGTTCTGGTGCCCCAGATTCTTTGGTTTAAGCGAATCCGTCTTAATCCTATTGCCTTGTTTGTGGTGGGAACCGTGGTATTCATAGGCATGTGGTTAGAACGCCTCATGCTGATTGTCACAAGTTTGTATCGTGATTTTTTGCCCTCCGCCTGGGGAATGTTTTATCCGACTGTCTGGGATTGGATCTTTCTTTTTGCCCCAATAGGCTTTTTTGCCATGCTTTTCCTGTTATTTATTCGTTTTGCACCGGTTACTTCCATGTTCGAAATCCGAAAGCTACGCTCAGAAGTGAAGAATCATGAATAA
- a CDS encoding DUF3341 domain-containing protein yields MNKIAIKNYGLMAEFETPELLVQAVRESRLNGYQAVEAYTPFPVEGLDEALGLRRDSLPFFALVGGCIGAVSIYFVEYYSATIDYPINSGGRPYHSWPAFIPPAVEMAILGAALAVVLGMLILNRLPKLRHPIFGVSQFDMAERDRFFLCISAHDPLFDENRAQRFLESLEPAGIHKVKG; encoded by the coding sequence ATGAATAAAATAGCTATTAAAAATTACGGCCTTATGGCTGAATTTGAAACGCCGGAACTGCTCGTGCAGGCGGTGAGAGAAAGCCGCCTAAATGGCTACCAGGCAGTTGAAGCCTATACGCCTTTCCCTGTCGAAGGATTAGATGAAGCCCTGGGACTTCGTCGCGATTCATTGCCTTTTTTTGCCTTGGTAGGCGGTTGTATAGGGGCCGTTAGTATTTACTTTGTGGAATATTATTCCGCAACCATTGACTACCCTATTAATAGCGGTGGCCGTCCTTATCATAGCTGGCCTGCTTTTATTCCCCCCGCTGTGGAAATGGCTATCCTGGGCGCTGCTTTAGCGGTGGTGCTTGGCATGTTGATATTAAATAGATTGCCTAAATTACGTCATCCTATTTTTGGTGTATCCCAGTTTGATATGGCGGAGCGTGATCGCTTTTTTCTGTGCATTAGCGCTCATGATCCGCTATTTGATGAAAACCGGGCGCAGCGTTTTCTTGAGAGCCTGGAACCGGCAGGTATCCATAAGGTCAAGGGATAA
- a CDS encoding c-type cytochrome, which translates to MRLNRNQVLSLMATAMLIFLSSGCENVMQNMYDQPKYKPLSKSNLFSDDQSARPLVEETVMFSAGSFAGSSSGREGKKAAFYLPKGKIPSDKIPFPITAKLLKRGQERFNIYCAPCHGQTGYGDGMIVHRGFPSPPSYHSTRLRDAPDSHFYNVITQGFGRMFSYATRVEPQDRWAIVAYIRALQLSQNTTLHNIPEETVRRQLGKKNDNQTE; encoded by the coding sequence ATGCGCCTGAACAGAAATCAGGTTTTAAGTTTAATGGCCACTGCCATGCTTATTTTTTTATCTTCAGGCTGTGAGAATGTGATGCAAAATATGTACGATCAGCCGAAGTATAAACCACTCTCAAAAAGTAACTTATTTTCGGATGATCAATCCGCCAGGCCCCTGGTGGAGGAGACCGTGATGTTTTCTGCGGGTAGTTTCGCGGGTTCTTCTAGTGGACGGGAAGGAAAAAAAGCAGCGTTCTATTTACCAAAAGGAAAAATTCCTAGCGATAAAATCCCTTTTCCTATTACTGCTAAGCTTTTAAAGCGAGGTCAAGAGCGTTTCAATATTTATTGCGCCCCTTGTCATGGTCAAACAGGTTATGGAGACGGTATGATCGTCCACCGTGGGTTTCCTTCTCCCCCTTCTTATCATTCCACTCGTTTGCGTGATGCGCCGGACTCCCATTTCTATAACGTAATAACGCAAGGTTTTGGCCGGATGTTTTCCTATGCTACACGTGTTGAACCCCAAGATCGCTGGGCTATTGTGGCGTACATTCGAGCCCTGCAATTAAGCCAGAATACAACTCTACACAATATTCCAGAGGAAACTGTCCGGCGCCAATTGGGAAAGAAAAATGATAACCAGACAGAATGA
- the coxB gene encoding cytochrome c oxidase subunit II: protein MMEGFGSFLGEASSLSRHFDTLFLALFILCSLVTIIITFLIIFFAVKYRRGAKVNRFTVRKSTAIEFVWTLIPFGLFLAIFVWAAYFYTELLFPPDDEMVDLDIAVVGKQWMWKLQHPNGKREINKLHVPLGKNIRLTMVSQDVIHSFFIPAFRIKHDVLPGRYSTIWFRPIKLGEYHLFCAEYCGTDHSRMRGKVVVMEPSDYAQWLQQK, encoded by the coding sequence ATGATGGAAGGTTTTGGTTCATTTCTGGGAGAAGCATCCAGTTTATCGCGCCATTTCGACACTCTTTTTCTAGCATTATTTATCCTCTGCAGTCTTGTTACCATCATCATTACTTTCTTGATTATTTTCTTTGCTGTTAAGTATCGGCGTGGTGCTAAAGTAAACCGGTTTACAGTACGCAAATCCACCGCCATTGAGTTTGTTTGGACTCTCATCCCTTTTGGTCTTTTTTTGGCTATTTTTGTATGGGCTGCCTATTTTTATACGGAACTTTTATTTCCGCCAGATGATGAGATGGTGGATCTAGATATTGCCGTGGTGGGTAAGCAGTGGATGTGGAAGCTGCAGCACCCCAATGGGAAAAGAGAGATTAATAAATTACATGTGCCATTGGGTAAAAATATCCGGCTAACCATGGTTTCACAGGATGTTATTCATAGTTTTTTTATCCCTGCATTCCGCATTAAGCATGATGTATTGCCGGGACGTTATAGTACAATTTGGTTTCGTCCCATCAAGCTTGGCGAATACCATCTTTTTTGTGCTGAGTATTGTGGGACGGATCATTCCCGTATGCGCGGTAAAGTAGTTGTCATGGAGCCCTCAGATTATGCACAATGGTTACAACAAAAATAG